In Calothrix sp. PCC 7507, one DNA window encodes the following:
- a CDS encoding cupredoxin domain-containing protein, translating into MILVLVLCFCVINSKQAIAANISGDLLKQPAKEITVSLGNSTNELKFEPNKLEFLAGKRYTLHLTNPSQLKHYFTAKDFADGIWTQKVEAGKVEIKGAIHELELKPGAEAEWVFVPLKSGKYALHCTIPGHTEAGMTGEIAVNN; encoded by the coding sequence ATCATCTTGGTGTTAGTGCTATGTTTTTGTGTCATCAATAGTAAACAGGCGATCGCCGCAAATATATCTGGTGATTTACTCAAGCAACCAGCTAAAGAAATTACAGTCAGCTTGGGTAATTCTACTAACGAACTCAAGTTTGAGCCGAATAAGCTGGAGTTTCTAGCAGGCAAACGGTACACTCTTCATCTCACCAATCCCAGCCAACTCAAGCACTATTTCACCGCGAAAGACTTTGCCGATGGCATCTGGACACAAAAAGTCGAAGCTGGGAAAGTGGAAATTAAAGGAGCCATCCACGAATTGGAACTGAAACCAGGCGCTGAGGCAGAATGGGTATTTGTACCGCTGAAATCAGGAAAATACGCCCTGCACTGTACCATACCAGGACACACAGAAGCAGGTATGACTGGAGAGATTGCCGTAAACAATTAA
- a CDS encoding aliphatic sulfonate ABC transporter substrate-binding protein, which yields MTTVQPQHPKIFRHLTTFLVPGLLTLGTAFTLVSCSGDSQKAANLSPIDTSSTKISQLWAAKINPASNNSISKLFAASIPQLSGIKIAQASNKPPGIKTNVIRVGFQTAGDLVKITGVLEKRLEPLGVKVEWAQFAQGPQLMEAMNVGRIDLGSVGETPPIFAQAAGAPIVYVVGSKQTKQSGKGSALVVPPDSPIKSVKDIKGKTVVFQKGSASHYFILRALEDVGLKYQDIKVQSIPNVEAASAFIEGKIPVWATGDPHLARAEKLGKVRILRNAQGIESPGAYYVGQKKFAIDNPGVLRIVIEEIDKVQRWAQANPKEIAKLVVQYQKLPPDVVDLIISRRTYGLRGISPSLIKEQQRVADYFYKNGVIPKPVNIQEAVLTPQQYAAITPSTISQK from the coding sequence ATGACTACAGTCCAACCTCAACATCCCAAAATCTTTCGCCACTTGACAACGTTCTTAGTACCGGGATTATTAACCTTAGGAACTGCGTTCACATTAGTCAGTTGCTCTGGAGACAGTCAAAAAGCAGCAAACTTGTCTCCCATAGACACATCTAGCACCAAAATATCTCAACTCTGGGCAGCCAAAATCAATCCAGCATCCAACAACTCAATATCTAAACTATTCGCTGCTTCAATACCTCAACTATCGGGTATTAAAATAGCGCAAGCATCCAACAAACCACCAGGAATTAAAACCAATGTCATCCGCGTCGGGTTTCAAACAGCTGGTGATTTAGTCAAGATCACCGGAGTCTTAGAAAAACGTTTAGAACCCTTGGGTGTCAAAGTAGAGTGGGCACAATTTGCCCAAGGGCCGCAGCTGATGGAAGCCATGAATGTTGGCAGAATAGATTTAGGTTCCGTGGGAGAAACCCCTCCCATATTTGCCCAAGCTGCAGGTGCGCCGATAGTTTATGTAGTTGGTTCAAAACAAACTAAACAAAGTGGTAAAGGAAGTGCGCTGGTAGTGCCACCCGATTCTCCAATTAAGAGTGTCAAAGATATTAAAGGAAAAACAGTAGTCTTCCAAAAAGGTTCTGCATCTCACTATTTCATCCTCAGAGCCTTGGAAGATGTGGGTTTGAAATATCAGGATATTAAAGTCCAGAGTATACCTAACGTCGAAGCGGCTAGTGCATTTATAGAAGGGAAAATTCCCGTTTGGGCAACGGGTGATCCTCATTTAGCTAGGGCGGAAAAATTGGGTAAGGTAAGGATTCTGAGGAACGCCCAAGGGATTGAATCCCCAGGTGCATACTATGTTGGGCAGAAGAAATTCGCCATTGATAATCCCGGAGTGCTGCGGATAGTTATTGAGGAAATTGATAAAGTCCAGCGTTGGGCACAGGCAAATCCCAAAGAAATCGCCAAACTAGTTGTACAGTATCAAAAACTACCACCCGATGTGGTGGACTTGATCATTAGCCGTCGCACCTATGGATTGAGAGGCATTTCTCCTTCTTTAATCAAGGAGCAACAGCGAGTTGCTGATTACTTCTATAAAAATGGTGTGATTCCTAAACCTGTGAATATTCAGGAAGCTGTGCTGACACCCCAACAGTATGCGGCTATTACTCCATCTACAATCAGCCAAAAATAG
- a CDS encoding FAD-dependent hydroxylase, which yields MPLMQLSQTLSSQSTPEDKWGYDYDLVIVGGGIIGLTLASALKDSGLSVLLIEAKVASIAVAKGQAYAIHMLSALIYQGIGIWDKMLPQIAKYRQVRLSDADYSEVVEFAATDLDTPELGYVAEHQALLQPLQEFVQGCANVTYLCPAEVVNTQYQQDAVTIDIKIADDIQTVRSKLLVAADGARSPIRQAAGIKTSGWKYWQSCIVVFVKPEKSHNDTAYEKFWTSGPFAILPLPGNRCRIVWTAPHAEAKALCALDDQQFLAELTRRYGEHMGRLELLGDRFIFPVQLMQSDRYVLPRLALIGDAAHNCHPVGGQGLNLGIRDAAALAQVIQKATAAGEDIGNIQILKRYERWRKVENLTILGFTDLLDRVFSNNFLPLLLARRLGLWIMRRVPVLKIFTLKLMIGLKGRTPELAKR from the coding sequence ATGCCGCTAATGCAGCTTTCCCAAACCCTCTCCTCACAGTCAACACCAGAAGACAAGTGGGGATATGACTATGATTTGGTTATTGTCGGCGGCGGGATTATTGGATTAACCCTAGCCTCCGCTTTAAAAGACTCTGGATTGAGTGTATTGCTAATTGAAGCGAAAGTCGCATCAATAGCCGTAGCCAAAGGTCAAGCCTACGCGATTCACATGCTTTCGGCGCTGATTTATCAGGGAATTGGCATTTGGGACAAAATGCTGCCTCAAATTGCCAAATATCGCCAAGTGCGGCTTTCTGATGCCGATTATTCTGAAGTGGTGGAATTTGCAGCCACTGATTTAGATACACCAGAATTAGGGTATGTAGCGGAACACCAAGCCCTATTGCAGCCACTGCAAGAGTTTGTCCAAGGTTGTGCAAATGTAACTTATCTATGCCCAGCGGAAGTAGTGAATACGCAGTACCAGCAAGATGCTGTCACCATAGATATCAAAATTGCCGACGATATCCAGACAGTCCGCAGCAAATTATTGGTAGCCGCTGATGGAGCGCGATCGCCTATTCGTCAAGCTGCAGGGATTAAAACCTCTGGCTGGAAATATTGGCAATCATGCATTGTGGTATTTGTCAAGCCAGAAAAATCCCACAATGATACCGCCTACGAAAAATTTTGGACTAGTGGGCCATTTGCGATTTTACCCTTACCAGGGAACCGCTGTCGCATCGTCTGGACAGCACCCCACGCAGAAGCCAAAGCCTTATGTGCTTTGGATGATCAGCAATTTTTGGCAGAACTCACCAGGCGCTATGGCGAACATATGGGTAGGTTGGAATTATTAGGCGATCGCTTTATTTTTCCAGTGCAACTCATGCAGAGCGATCGCTATGTCCTCCCCCGACTAGCATTAATTGGGGATGCAGCCCACAATTGTCATCCCGTCGGTGGACAAGGTTTAAATTTGGGGATTCGAGATGCAGCCGCTTTAGCACAAGTTATCCAAAAAGCCACAGCAGCAGGTGAAGATATTGGTAATATTCAAATCCTCAAACGCTATGAACGCTGGCGTAAAGTAGAGAACCTGACAATTTTAGGTTTTACTGATTTGTTAGATCGAGTGTTTTCTAATAACTTCTTACCACTTTTGCTAGCTCGTCGCCTCGGTTTATGGATTATGCGTCGAGTCCCCGTGTTAAAAATCTTTACTCTCAAATTGATGATTGGTTTGAAAGGGCGGACTCCAGAATTAGCGAAACGGTGA
- a CDS encoding Uma2 family endonuclease, which translates to MRTVITPESIELPPGTVVRMLGSWQDYQALSEQLGDRCSPRIKYRRGEILLMTPLPEHGRDASLLGLIVIALLDYLNRIYDSFTPITMSLPEFSGIEPDFCFYIENWKAVVGKKRINWEFDPPPDLVIEVDVTSYTDINDYLPYKVPEIWLLKNRQLLVYRLQGENYVITESSYFPNVSEIVRQCLQIGTEQTISQAIRWLRGFLRGSEPAL; encoded by the coding sequence ATGCGTACTGTAATTACACCTGAAAGCATCGAGTTGCCACCTGGTACAGTCGTCAGGATGTTGGGATCTTGGCAAGACTATCAAGCACTGAGTGAGCAACTAGGCGATCGCTGCTCACCTCGCATTAAATATCGCAGGGGAGAGATTCTGCTAATGACACCGCTACCAGAGCATGGAAGAGATGCGAGTTTGCTGGGGTTGATAGTAATAGCTTTACTTGACTACTTAAACCGCATATACGACTCATTTACGCCCATCACCATGAGCTTGCCAGAATTCAGTGGCATTGAGCCTGACTTTTGCTTTTACATTGAAAACTGGAAAGCAGTAGTAGGTAAAAAGAGAATTAATTGGGAATTTGATCCACCACCTGATTTAGTGATTGAGGTAGACGTTACTAGCTATACCGATATAAATGACTATCTCCCTTATAAAGTGCCAGAGATTTGGCTGTTAAAGAATAGGCAGCTCTTAGTTTATAGATTACAGGGTGAAAATTACGTAATTACAGAAAGCAGCTACTTTCCCAACGTTTCCGAAATTGTGCGACAATGCCTGCAAATTGGCACCGAGCAGACAATAAGTCAGGCGATTAGGTGGTTAAGGGGCTTTTTGCGTGGCAGTGAACCTGCTTTATAG
- a CDS encoding transglycosylase SLT domain-containing protein translates to MLKQLKKNPIPIIAGAGLFAFLAGAMVSAPQIGKSLGQWLKHGNNQPEQISEATKAKSAVYPLVSQSLPERAAKLAAIAQDSRSPDQKRARYLLASDYIERTQAQKALILLTGLEKDYPILAPYILLKQAQAEDMLGEEGKASDLRQQVLKQYPKTAAVVKAIYLIAQPQLQDQAIAQFPSHPLTWEIIRKRLQDNPNQPQLQLILAKYATDQPGIVGVLDDLVKQPNLKSEDWEIIGAAYWANSEFDKAAKAYAKAPKTAENLYRNGRGLQVGGKEQEKAIAIYKQVVQQFPESTETGTALLRLAELAKTRKDALPYLDQIIKSFPDIAGKALVEKAKIFQGLKDTKSASETWQLLIAKYGNSDEAAEYRWKIAQEKAKAKDYLGAWQWAEPITTNNPNSILAPRAGFWVGKWATSLGKQQEAKTAYEYVLSQFPYSYYAWRSASILGLNVGNFNTIRQMNPEVVPFQRPVPTAGSETFKELYLLGQNRDAWLQWETEFQNKTKPTVAEQFTEGLMRLANGENLIGIDKISKLEDREIPAEQAQYQALSKQSIYWQARYPFPYFQEIVKWSNERKLNPLLVTALMRQESRFEAKIKSSANATGLMQIIPDTAKWIAPQIKLDSKQINLENPNDNIMLGTWYLDHTHQKYNNNSLLAIASYNAGPGNVSKWLQTISTKDSDEFVEEIPFDETKNYVRQVLGNYWNYLRLYNPEISNIVGQYSAQHPQLPTQ, encoded by the coding sequence ATGCTGAAGCAGCTCAAAAAAAATCCAATTCCCATCATCGCAGGTGCAGGACTATTTGCCTTTCTAGCAGGGGCAATGGTTTCAGCTCCTCAGATTGGAAAATCCTTGGGGCAATGGCTAAAACATGGCAATAATCAGCCTGAGCAAATATCTGAGGCTACTAAAGCTAAATCAGCCGTTTACCCACTGGTATCACAATCTCTGCCAGAAAGAGCGGCTAAGTTAGCAGCGATCGCTCAAGATTCTCGTTCCCCAGATCAAAAACGCGCCCGTTATCTGTTAGCTAGTGATTACATTGAAAGAACCCAAGCGCAAAAAGCCCTGATTTTGCTCACAGGACTGGAAAAAGACTATCCCATCCTCGCGCCTTACATTTTGCTGAAACAGGCGCAAGCAGAGGATATGTTGGGCGAAGAAGGTAAAGCTTCGGATCTCAGACAACAAGTGCTGAAGCAGTATCCCAAAACAGCAGCCGTAGTTAAAGCCATATATTTGATCGCTCAACCGCAACTTCAAGATCAAGCGATCGCCCAATTTCCTTCTCATCCCCTAACTTGGGAAATTATCCGGAAGCGGCTGCAAGACAATCCCAATCAGCCGCAATTACAGTTAATTTTGGCAAAATATGCTACAGATCAACCAGGAATTGTCGGGGTGTTAGATGACCTAGTCAAGCAGCCTAACCTCAAATCTGAAGACTGGGAAATCATTGGTGCAGCCTATTGGGCAAACAGTGAATTTGACAAAGCCGCCAAGGCTTACGCCAAAGCACCTAAAACCGCAGAAAACCTCTACCGAAATGGACGCGGTTTACAGGTGGGAGGCAAAGAACAAGAAAAAGCGATCGCCATCTACAAACAAGTAGTACAGCAATTCCCAGAGTCCACAGAAACTGGCACTGCTCTGTTACGTTTGGCTGAATTAGCAAAAACCCGTAAAGATGCTTTACCATATCTTGACCAAATAATCAAGAGTTTTCCTGATATTGCTGGTAAAGCCTTAGTAGAAAAAGCCAAAATTTTTCAAGGATTAAAAGATACTAAATCAGCAAGCGAGACTTGGCAGTTACTCATAGCTAAATACGGCAATTCTGATGAAGCAGCAGAATACCGTTGGAAAATCGCCCAAGAAAAAGCCAAAGCCAAAGACTACCTCGGTGCATGGCAATGGGCAGAACCAATCACCACCAACAACCCCAACAGCATTTTGGCTCCTAGAGCAGGTTTTTGGGTAGGTAAATGGGCGACTAGCTTGGGCAAACAACAAGAAGCGAAAACCGCCTATGAGTACGTGTTGAGTCAGTTTCCCTACTCATACTATGCATGGCGATCGGCGTCAATTTTGGGGCTGAATGTGGGCAACTTTAACACCATTCGCCAAATGAACCCGGAAGTGGTCCCATTTCAACGCCCGGTGCCGACTGCTGGTTCTGAGACTTTTAAAGAATTGTATCTGCTAGGTCAAAACCGCGACGCTTGGTTGCAATGGGAGACGGAATTTCAAAACAAAACTAAACCAACAGTCGCAGAACAATTTACCGAAGGATTAATGCGGCTAGCAAATGGCGAAAACCTCATCGGCATTGACAAAATCTCTAAATTGGAAGATCGGGAAATACCAGCTGAACAAGCTCAATATCAAGCCCTCAGCAAACAAAGTATCTACTGGCAAGCCCGTTATCCGTTTCCCTATTTTCAGGAAATTGTTAAATGGTCTAATGAACGGAAACTTAATCCTTTGTTAGTGACTGCCTTGATGCGCCAAGAATCTCGGTTTGAGGCGAAAATCAAATCCTCTGCCAACGCTACTGGTTTAATGCAAATCATCCCAGACACAGCTAAATGGATTGCCCCACAAATCAAGTTGGACAGCAAACAAATTAACCTAGAAAATCCCAATGACAACATCATGCTGGGAACTTGGTATTTGGATCATACCCATCAGAAATATAACAATAATTCCTTGCTGGCGATCGCTAGTTATAATGCTGGCCCTGGGAACGTCTCTAAATGGCTGCAAACCATCTCTACCAAAGATTCAGACGAATTTGTCGAAGAAATCCCCTTTGATGAAACCAAAAATTACGTGCGTCAGGTGCTTGGTAATTACTGGAATTATTTAAGGCTTTACAACCCGGAAATTTCCAACATCGTCGGACAATACTCGGCTCAACATCCACAATTACCGACGCAGTAA
- the tatC gene encoding twin-arginine translocase subunit TatC has protein sequence MTPQDLDSVLQSAPLGESTDAADSNSPDIELEGYGDSDTDPLDQLPGEVEMGFFDHLEELRLRIFYALIAVVVAVISCFFAVKPIVQLLEVPAQGVKFLQLGPGEYFFVSVKVAAYTGLLLSSPFILYQILQFVLPGLTRRERRLVGPVVLGSSVLFGAGLVFAYYLLIPAALKFFISYGADVVEQLWSIEKYFEFVLLLLFSVGLAFQIPVIQTLLGALGIVSSQQMLSGWRFVIMGSVVLGAILTPSTDPLTQSLLAGAVLVLYFGGIGLVKLIGK, from the coding sequence ATGACACCACAAGATTTAGATAGTGTATTGCAGTCCGCTCCACTGGGGGAATCCACAGATGCGGCTGACTCCAACTCTCCTGACATCGAACTTGAAGGATATGGCGACTCAGATACTGATCCACTTGATCAGTTACCAGGTGAGGTCGAAATGGGCTTTTTCGACCATTTAGAGGAGTTGAGACTGCGGATTTTTTACGCGCTAATTGCAGTAGTAGTAGCAGTTATTAGCTGTTTTTTTGCCGTTAAGCCAATTGTCCAGTTGCTGGAAGTTCCCGCACAAGGAGTGAAATTTCTGCAACTGGGGCCAGGAGAATATTTCTTTGTCTCCGTCAAAGTGGCTGCTTATACTGGCTTGCTGCTTTCTAGTCCGTTCATCCTTTACCAAATTCTCCAGTTTGTCCTCCCCGGACTGACTCGCCGGGAACGTCGCTTAGTGGGGCCTGTAGTTTTAGGTTCGAGTGTGTTGTTTGGTGCTGGGTTAGTATTTGCTTACTATCTCCTCATCCCCGCCGCTTTGAAATTTTTTATCAGCTATGGTGCAGATGTTGTAGAACAACTGTGGTCGATAGAGAAATATTTTGAATTTGTGCTGCTGCTGTTATTCAGCGTTGGTTTAGCTTTTCAAATTCCTGTGATCCAAACTCTGCTTGGTGCTTTGGGAATTGTTTCTTCCCAGCAAATGCTTTCTGGCTGGCGTTTTGTGATTATGGGATCAGTGGTTTTGGGCGCTATTCTCACGCCTTCAACTGACCCCCTGACTCAAAGTCTATTAGCAGGTGCGGTGCTAGTACTGTATTTTGGTGGTATCGGTTTGGTTAAACTTATTGGTAAATGA
- a CDS encoding tRNA-binding protein — protein MSQISYLDFEKVDIRVGKVIKAEEFTKTRKPAYKLWIDFGDLGIKKSSAQITKLYQHEDLVNKLILAVTNFPPRQIADFMSEVLVLGVVLDDGDVVLIQPDREVPLGKRIL, from the coding sequence ATGTCACAAATTAGCTATTTAGACTTTGAAAAAGTCGATATTCGCGTTGGCAAAGTTATCAAAGCCGAAGAATTTACCAAGACACGAAAACCAGCTTATAAACTATGGATAGATTTTGGCGATTTGGGAATCAAAAAATCTAGTGCCCAAATTACCAAGCTTTATCAGCATGAGGATTTAGTAAATAAGTTAATATTAGCTGTTACTAATTTTCCCCCAAGACAAATAGCTGATTTTATGTCAGAAGTTTTGGTTTTAGGAGTTGTTTTAGATGATGGCGATGTTGTCTTAATTCAACCAGATAGGGAAGTTCCTTTAGGCAAAAGAATTTTATAA
- a CDS encoding DUF3067 family protein: MTGQELRQMLIDKWGHSYDVQLRRSQGKIFLQVMWKYLEQASFPMTEDEYQAHLDTIANYLHALGGTMQVQTFITQTRDRPRLGKAVSIPLDLGERASEWIL, from the coding sequence ATGACAGGACAAGAATTACGTCAAATGTTGATTGATAAGTGGGGACACTCTTATGATGTCCAGTTGCGGCGATCGCAAGGGAAGATATTTCTCCAAGTCATGTGGAAATATTTAGAGCAAGCTTCTTTTCCCATGACTGAGGATGAGTACCAAGCGCATCTTGATACCATTGCTAATTATCTTCATGCTTTGGGTGGCACAATGCAAGTGCAAACATTTATTACACAAACACGCGATCGCCCCCGACTTGGTAAAGCTGTGAGTATACCTCTAGATTTGGGTGAACGCGCTTCTGAGTGGATATTGTAA
- the petC gene encoding cytochrome b6-f complex iron-sulfur subunit yields the protein MAQFSESADVPDIGRRQFMTLLTFGTVTGVALGALYPVVKYFIPPATGGSGGGTTAKDELGNSVSAAKFLGSHNVGDRALVQGLKGDPTYLVVESKEAIGDYGINAICTHLGCVVPWNVAENKFKCPCHGSQYDATGKVVRGPAPLSLALAHTKVDEDTVVLTPWTETDFRTGEAPWWA from the coding sequence ATGGCTCAATTTTCTGAATCAGCAGATGTGCCTGACATAGGGCGTCGTCAATTCATGACCTTGCTCACTTTTGGGACTGTCACTGGAGTGGCTCTGGGAGCATTGTATCCCGTTGTCAAATACTTTATTCCACCAGCTACTGGTGGCAGTGGCGGTGGGACAACGGCAAAAGACGAGTTAGGTAACAGTGTTAGCGCCGCTAAATTTCTAGGAAGCCATAACGTAGGCGATCGCGCCCTAGTTCAGGGACTCAAGGGCGACCCCACTTATCTAGTGGTAGAAAGCAAAGAGGCTATTGGTGATTACGGCATTAATGCCATCTGCACCCACTTGGGTTGTGTTGTTCCCTGGAATGTGGCTGAGAACAAATTTAAATGTCCTTGTCACGGTTCCCAATACGACGCCACAGGTAAGGTTGTGCGCGGTCCAGCACCACTTTCGTTGGCACTGGCACATACCAAAGTTGATGAGGACACAGTCGTCCTCACCCCTTGGACTGAAACCGACTTCCGTACCGGCGAAGCACCTTGGTGGGCTTAA
- the petA gene encoding cytochrome f — translation MRNAFTTARLARSARAIVKTLLIAIATVTFFFTSDLAHPQAAAAYPFWAQQTYPETPREPTGRIVCANCHLAAKPTEVEVPQSVLPDTVFKAVVKIPYDTSVQQVGADGSKVGLNVGAVLVLPEGFKIAPEERIPEQWKEEVADLPYQSYSEDKDNIVIIGPLPGEQYQEIVFPILSPNPATDKNIHFGKYSVNAGGNRGRGQVYPTGEKSNNSVYSASATGTISKIAKEEDEDGNVKYVLSIQSESGEVVSDTVPLGPELIVSEGQAVKAGDALTNNPNVGGFGQKDTEIVLQDASRIQWLIAFIALVMTAQVLLVLKKKQTEKVQAAEMNF, via the coding sequence ATGAGAAATGCTTTTACAACAGCGAGGTTAGCTCGCAGTGCTAGAGCGATAGTAAAAACATTGCTCATAGCGATCGCTACCGTGACATTTTTCTTCACCAGCGATCTAGCCCATCCCCAAGCCGCTGCTGCCTATCCCTTTTGGGCACAGCAAACCTATCCGGAAACACCCCGCGAGCCAACTGGGCGGATTGTTTGTGCTAACTGTCACCTAGCAGCCAAGCCCACGGAAGTAGAAGTTCCCCAATCTGTGCTGCCTGACACCGTGTTTAAAGCCGTGGTGAAAATACCCTACGACACCAGCGTGCAACAAGTTGGTGCTGACGGTTCTAAAGTTGGCTTAAATGTTGGTGCTGTATTGGTATTACCGGAAGGCTTCAAGATTGCTCCTGAAGAACGTATTCCTGAGCAGTGGAAAGAAGAAGTTGCGGATTTACCCTATCAATCCTACAGCGAAGATAAAGACAATATTGTCATCATTGGACCTCTACCTGGTGAGCAATATCAAGAAATTGTCTTCCCAATACTTTCTCCCAACCCTGCAACTGACAAAAACATCCACTTCGGTAAATATTCAGTTAATGCCGGCGGGAACCGAGGACGTGGACAAGTCTACCCCACAGGTGAAAAAAGCAACAACTCAGTTTATAGTGCTTCTGCAACTGGCACAATTAGCAAAATTGCCAAAGAAGAAGATGAAGACGGCAACGTCAAATATGTCCTGAGCATCCAGAGTGAATCTGGTGAAGTGGTTTCTGATACCGTTCCCCTAGGCCCAGAACTGATTGTTTCCGAAGGACAAGCAGTAAAAGCAGGTGATGCTTTGACCAACAATCCCAATGTTGGTGGATTCGGTCAAAAAGATACGGAAATTGTGCTGCAAGACGCTAGCAGAATCCAATGGCTGATTGCCTTCATCGCGCTTGTGATGACTGCTCAAGTACTGTTGGTACTCAAGAAGAAGCAGACTGAAAAAGTCCAAGCTGCTGAAATGAATTTCTAA
- a CDS encoding DUF29 family protein yields the protein MFKTFYELGLALAIRETKLGEQVFPEICPYNQEQALNSEFLP from the coding sequence GTGTTTAAAACCTTCTATGAACTAGGTTTGGCTTTAGCAATTAGAGAAACTAAATTGGGTGAACAGGTGTTTCCAGAAATATGTCCTTACAATCAAGAACAAGCTTTAAATTCTGAATTTTTGCCATAA
- a CDS encoding glycoside hydrolase family 57 protein gives MAIGYVALVLHAHLPFVRHPESDYVLEEEWLYEAITETYIPLLKVFEGLKRDGIDFKITMSMTPPLVSMLRDPLLQERYDAHLTQLEELIELEAERNVHNGHIRYLAEHYATEFNEARQIWERYDGDLVTAFKQYQDTNNLEIITCGATHGYLPLMKMYPQAVWAQIQVACEHYEETFGQAPRGIWLPECAYYEGVDRMLADAGLRYFLTDGHGILYARPRPRFGTYAPIFTESGVAVFGRDHESSQQVWSSEVGYPGAAEYREFYKDLGWEAEYEYIKPYIMPNGQRKNTGIKYHKITGRGLGLSDKALYDPYWAKEKTAEHAANFMYNRERQAENLYGIMQRPPIIVSPYDAELFGHWWYEGPWFIDYLFRKSWYDQGTYAMTHLADYLRAHPTQQVSRPSQSSWGFKGFHEYWLNETNAWIYPHLHKAAERMIEISHLEPEDELQWKALNQAAREVLLAQSSDWAFIMRTGTMVPYAVRRTRSHLMRFNKLYEDVKIGKVDSGWLEKVELMDNIFPNINYRVYRPL, from the coding sequence ATGGCTATTGGCTACGTCGCGCTCGTACTCCACGCACATCTACCCTTCGTTCGTCACCCAGAAAGTGACTACGTGCTGGAGGAAGAATGGCTTTATGAAGCCATTACTGAAACTTATATCCCTTTATTAAAAGTATTTGAAGGCTTAAAGCGAGACGGCATCGACTTTAAAATCACTATGAGTATGACACCGCCGCTAGTGTCAATGCTCCGTGACCCTTTGTTGCAAGAACGCTATGACGCACACTTAACCCAGTTAGAGGAACTTATAGAACTGGAAGCCGAGCGTAATGTCCACAATGGACATATTCGTTACTTAGCTGAACATTACGCCACTGAGTTTAATGAAGCACGCCAGATATGGGAACGCTATGACGGTGATTTGGTGACAGCTTTTAAGCAGTACCAAGATACTAATAATTTAGAAATTATTACATGCGGTGCTACCCACGGCTACTTACCACTGATGAAAATGTATCCACAGGCTGTGTGGGCACAAATTCAAGTAGCTTGCGAACACTACGAGGAAACTTTTGGTCAAGCTCCCAGGGGTATTTGGCTGCCGGAATGTGCCTACTATGAAGGTGTAGACCGAATGCTGGCTGATGCGGGTTTGCGCTACTTCCTCACTGATGGACATGGTATTCTGTATGCCCGTCCCCGTCCTCGGTTTGGTACTTATGCCCCGATTTTTACAGAAAGTGGGGTTGCGGTTTTTGGCCGCGATCATGAATCTTCTCAGCAGGTATGGTCTTCTGAAGTCGGCTATCCTGGTGCTGCAGAATACCGCGAATTTTATAAAGATTTGGGCTGGGAGGCTGAATATGAGTACATTAAGCCCTACATCATGCCTAATGGCCAGCGAAAAAACACGGGCATTAAGTATCACAAAATTACAGGACGTGGCTTAGGTCTGTCAGATAAAGCACTCTATGACCCTTATTGGGCAAAGGAAAAGACAGCAGAACACGCGGCTAACTTTATGTATAATCGAGAACGGCAAGCTGAAAATCTCTACGGGATTATGCAGCGGCCACCGATTATCGTTTCACCCTATGATGCCGAATTATTCGGACATTGGTGGTATGAAGGCCCTTGGTTTATTGATTACCTGTTCCGCAAGTCATGGTATGACCAAGGAACTTATGCTATGACTCATTTGGCAGATTATTTACGGGCACATCCCACTCAACAAGTCTCTCGTCCTTCTCAGTCAAGTTGGGGTTTTAAGGGGTTCCATGAGTATTGGTTGAATGAAACAAATGCGTGGATTTATCCGCACTTGCACAAAGCGGCTGAACGCATGATTGAAATTTCCCATCTGGAACCTGAAGATGAATTGCAATGGAAAGCACTCAACCAAGCAGCCAGAGAAGTTTTACTGGCGCAATCTTCTGACTGGGCGTTTATTATGCGGACGGGAACTATGGTTCCTTATGCGGTGAGAAGGACGCGATCGCACTTAATGCGTTTCAATAAGCTCTATGAAGACGTTAAAATCGGCAAGGTTGATAGTGGTTGGCTGGAAAAAGTCGAGTTGATGGATAATATTTTCCCCAATATCAACTACCGGGTTTACCGTCCTTTATAA